A window of the Kosakonia sp. BYX6 genome harbors these coding sequences:
- the hdfR gene encoding HTH-type transcriptional regulator HdfR has protein sequence MEKTVDTELLKTFLEVSRTRHFGRAAEALYLTQSAVSFRIRQLENQLGVNLFTRHRNNIRLTAAGEKLLPYAETLMSTWQAARKEVAHTSRHHQFSIGASASLWECMLSDWLTRLYDLQGNLQFEARIAQRQSLVKQLHERQLDLLITTETPKMDEFSSQLLGHFTLALYCAAPEKNKSELNYLRLEWGPDFQQHESELIASDDVPTLTTSSAEVAHQQLPQLNGCTWLPVSWAEQKDRLHPVTDTETLSRPLYAIWLQNSDKQNQIKDLLKINVID, from the coding sequence CGCAGCCGAGGCACTCTATCTGACACAGTCCGCGGTGAGTTTTCGTATTCGCCAGTTGGAGAACCAGCTTGGGGTCAATCTTTTTACCCGTCATCGTAATAACATACGTCTGACAGCGGCTGGAGAGAAACTCCTCCCCTACGCAGAAACACTGATGAGCACATGGCAAGCAGCCAGAAAAGAAGTGGCTCATACCTCGCGGCATCATCAATTTTCGATCGGTGCCAGTGCGTCGCTTTGGGAATGTATGCTGAGTGACTGGCTTACCCGGCTCTATGATCTGCAAGGTAACCTACAGTTCGAAGCACGTATCGCTCAACGACAATCTTTGGTTAAACAGTTACATGAAAGGCAGTTGGATCTGCTTATCACCACTGAAACACCCAAAATGGATGAGTTTAGTAGCCAATTGCTGGGGCATTTCACACTCGCGCTTTACTGCGCAGCACCCGAAAAGAACAAATCAGAATTGAATTATCTACGCCTGGAATGGGGTCCGGACTTTCAGCAACATGAATCGGAGCTGATTGCCAGTGATGACGTGCCCACTTTGACGACCAGCTCAGCAGAAGTGGCGCATCAACAGTTGCCGCAGTTGAATGGTTGCACATGGTTACCAGTTTCATGGGCAGAACAAAAAGATAGGCTACATCCGGTTACTGACACGGAAACACTTTCCCGACCGCTTTATGCGATTTGGCTGCAAAATAGCGATAAACAAAACCAGATTAAGGATCTTTTGAAGATTAATGTTATTGACTGA
- the murI gene encoding glutamate racemase encodes MATKLQDGNIPCLAATPSDARPTVLVFDSGVGGLSVYDEIRHLLPDLHYIYAFDNVAFPYGEKSEAFIVERVVEIVTAVQAQYPLSLAVIACNTASTVSLPALRDKFTFPVVGVVPAIKPAARLTANGIVGLLATRGTVKRPYTHELIARFANECRIEMLGSAELVELAEAKLHGAPVPLEELRRILRPWLRMKEPPDTVVLGCTHFPLLQEELLQVLPEGTRLVDSGSAIARRTAWLLEHEAPDAKSCADNIAYCMALTPETAQLVPVLQRYGFKKLEKLAV; translated from the coding sequence ATGGCTACCAAACTGCAGGACGGGAATATACCTTGTCTGGCAGCTACACCTTCTGACGCGCGTCCCACCGTCCTGGTGTTTGACTCCGGCGTCGGTGGGTTATCCGTTTATGATGAGATCCGGCATCTCCTGCCGGATCTGCATTACATCTACGCGTTTGATAATGTCGCTTTTCCTTATGGAGAGAAAAGCGAAGCGTTTATCGTTGAACGCGTCGTTGAAATTGTCACCGCCGTTCAGGCGCAATACCCCCTCTCGCTGGCCGTTATCGCCTGTAATACGGCAAGCACCGTTTCTCTGCCCGCGCTGCGTGATAAATTCACTTTTCCTGTTGTGGGCGTTGTACCTGCCATTAAACCAGCGGCGCGCTTAACGGCGAACGGTATTGTGGGTTTACTGGCGACGCGCGGTACGGTGAAGCGTCCTTATACGCACGAGCTGATCGCGCGTTTCGCGAATGAATGCCGGATTGAGATGCTGGGTTCGGCTGAGCTGGTGGAACTGGCCGAAGCGAAACTGCACGGTGCACCCGTACCGCTCGAAGAGTTGCGTCGTATTCTGCGCCCCTGGCTGCGCATGAAGGAACCGCCGGATACCGTGGTTTTAGGTTGTACGCATTTTCCCTTATTACAAGAAGAGTTATTGCAGGTCTTGCCTGAAGGTACGCGTCTGGTGGATTCCGGCTCGGCGATTGCACGTCGAACCGCCTGGCTTCTTGAACACGAAGCGCCTGATGCAAAATCTTGTGCCGACAATATTGCGTATTGCATGGCGCTCACGCCAGAGACCGCACAATTAGTGCCCGTTTTGCAGCGCTACGGGTTCAAAAAGCTCGAAAAACTGGCTGTTTAG
- the btuB gene encoding TonB-dependent vitamin B12 receptor BtuB, which translates to MIKKASLLTALSVTAFSGWAQDSGSDNLVVTANRFQQPVKTVLAPTEVVTREDIDRWQSQSLIDVLRRLPGVDIAQNGGMGQTASVYVRGTEAKHLLLLIDGVPVARSGISNNPELNQIPLSLVQRVEYIRGPRSAVYGSGAIGGVVNVITLTGDGKSQINAGIGSKGYQTYDGTVRQRFGDTVVTAAGSYTSKRGFNVQPDSTWDHDDDRDGYRNKTFWGSLQHKFNENVDGFFRGYNFTNNVDYDLGSAPYSPEYSADERQLYVQGWDTGLNFQQGIYSSQLLASYQKSKDYNYSSIYGRYNDGTTLDDMEQRYIQWGNNVAVGKGFIGAGADWKQERLIASNQSTRDNYDRDNTGLYLNGMQQFGDVTLEASGREDKDDEFGWHGTWQTAAGWEFIENYRLTVSYGTGFLAPSLGQQYGAKRFGIAANPDLKPEESKQWEAGIEGLTGPVDWRLSAYRYEIENLITYSDTAYYNVNSATIKGVEWTGSVDTGIFSHRVTLQYIDPRNDENNEVLARRAKRQAKYQLDWSVLNVDMDLAWEYFGKRYDNPTSAYNSVQRILPSYSTVDFSASYPVTSHLTVRGKIANLFDKEYETAYGYQTAGREYTLSGSYTF; encoded by the coding sequence ATGATTAAAAAAGCTTCGCTGCTGACGGCGCTCTCCGTCACGGCATTTTCCGGCTGGGCGCAAGACAGCGGTTCAGACAATTTGGTGGTGACAGCAAATCGTTTTCAACAACCCGTCAAGACGGTGCTGGCGCCGACGGAAGTCGTCACGCGTGAGGATATCGATCGCTGGCAGTCACAGTCGCTGATCGATGTACTGCGCCGTTTGCCTGGCGTGGATATCGCGCAAAATGGCGGTATGGGGCAAACCGCTTCTGTTTATGTACGTGGTACGGAAGCCAAACACCTTTTGCTGCTTATTGATGGCGTGCCGGTTGCGCGCTCCGGGATTTCCAACAATCCCGAACTCAATCAAATCCCGCTTTCTCTGGTGCAACGCGTTGAATACATTCGCGGGCCGCGCTCTGCCGTTTACGGTTCCGGGGCGATCGGTGGCGTGGTAAACGTCATCACCCTAACGGGAGATGGGAAATCGCAAATCAACGCCGGTATCGGTTCGAAGGGTTATCAAACCTACGATGGCACCGTGCGCCAGCGTTTCGGCGACACTGTGGTCACGGCGGCTGGCTCTTATACCAGCAAGCGTGGATTTAACGTTCAGCCGGATTCGACCTGGGATCATGACGACGACCGCGATGGCTATCGCAATAAAACCTTCTGGGGCAGTTTACAGCACAAGTTCAATGAGAACGTCGACGGCTTCTTTCGCGGCTACAACTTTACCAACAATGTCGATTACGACCTGGGCAGCGCGCCGTATAGCCCGGAGTACAGCGCTGATGAACGTCAGCTCTATGTGCAAGGCTGGGATACTGGGCTGAACTTCCAGCAGGGAATTTACTCTTCGCAGTTGCTGGCGAGCTACCAGAAAAGTAAAGACTACAACTACAGCAGCATCTATGGTCGTTATAACGACGGCACCACACTGGATGATATGGAACAGCGTTATATCCAGTGGGGCAACAATGTTGCCGTGGGTAAAGGTTTTATCGGAGCGGGCGCAGACTGGAAACAGGAGCGCTTGATCGCGTCGAATCAAAGCACGCGTGATAATTATGACCGCGATAATACAGGTCTCTACCTGAATGGGATGCAGCAGTTTGGCGACGTTACGCTTGAAGCATCCGGTCGCGAAGATAAAGATGATGAATTTGGCTGGCACGGCACCTGGCAGACTGCCGCAGGTTGGGAGTTTATCGAGAATTACCGCCTGACGGTTTCTTACGGCACGGGCTTCCTCGCGCCTTCGTTGGGCCAGCAGTATGGCGCTAAGCGTTTTGGTATCGCCGCAAACCCGGATCTCAAACCGGAAGAGTCAAAACAATGGGAAGCCGGTATCGAAGGGTTAACGGGTCCGGTTGACTGGCGCTTGTCGGCCTATCGCTATGAAATCGAGAACCTTATTACCTATAGTGATACGGCTTATTACAACGTTAACTCTGCCACAATCAAAGGCGTGGAGTGGACCGGCAGCGTGGATACGGGCATTTTCTCGCATCGCGTCACGCTGCAATACATTGACCCGCGTAATGATGAGAATAACGAAGTTCTGGCGCGTCGCGCGAAACGCCAGGCGAAGTACCAGCTTGACTGGTCCGTATTGAATGTTGATATGGATCTGGCCTGGGAGTACTTCGGTAAGCGTTATGACAACCCAACTTCGGCCTATAACTCTGTGCAACGTATTCTGCCAAGTTATAGCACCGTCGATTTTTCTGCCTCATATCCTGTGACCTCTCATCTGACAGTTCGTGGTAAAATCGCGAACTTGTTCGATAAAGAGTACGAGACAGCTTATGGCTACCAAACTGCAGGACGGGAATATACCTTGTCTGGCAGCTACACCTTCTGA
- the trmA gene encoding tRNA (uridine(54)-C5)-methyltransferase TrmA, translated as MTPEHLPTDQYEAQLAEKVVRLQSLMTPFSAPLPEVFRSPVSHYRMRAEFRLWHDGDDLYHIIFDQQTKSRIRVDSFPAASELINQLMKVMIDAVRDNKTLRHKLFQIDYLSTLSNQAIVTLLYHKKLDEQWQEEATRLRDALRAQNLNVQIIGRATKTKIELDQDFVDERLPVGGREMIYRQVENSFTQPNAAMNIQMLEWALDVTRNATGDLLELYCGNGNFSLALARNFDRVLATEIAKPSVAAAQYNIAANHIDNVQIIRMSAEEFTQAMNGVRAFNRLQGIDLKSYQCETIFVDPPRSGLDAETEKMVQAYPRILYISCNPETLCRNLETLSQTHTVSRLALFDQFPYTHHMECGVLLTRK; from the coding sequence ATGACCCCAGAACACCTGCCGACAGATCAATACGAAGCCCAACTGGCCGAAAAAGTCGTGCGTCTGCAATCACTGATGACGCCCTTTTCCGCGCCGCTTCCGGAGGTGTTCCGCTCACCGGTCAGCCATTACCGCATGCGCGCCGAGTTCCGTTTATGGCATGACGGCGACGATCTCTACCACATCATCTTCGATCAGCAGACAAAATCGCGTATTCGCGTCGACAGCTTCCCGGCGGCGAGCGAGCTGATTAATCAGTTAATGAAAGTGATGATTGATGCGGTGCGCGACAACAAAACGCTGCGCCACAAGCTGTTTCAGATTGATTATCTGAGCACGCTGAGCAACCAGGCGATTGTCACACTGCTGTATCACAAAAAGCTGGATGAACAGTGGCAGGAAGAAGCGACGCGCCTGCGCGATGCGCTGCGTGCGCAAAACCTGAATGTGCAAATCATTGGCCGCGCGACGAAAACTAAAATCGAACTGGATCAGGATTTCGTCGACGAACGTCTGCCTGTGGGCGGTCGGGAGATGATCTATCGCCAGGTCGAGAACAGCTTTACCCAACCGAACGCGGCGATGAATATTCAGATGCTGGAATGGGCGCTGGATGTCACGCGCAACGCGACTGGCGATCTGTTGGAGTTATATTGCGGCAACGGTAATTTTTCCCTGGCGCTGGCGCGCAATTTTGACCGCGTGCTGGCGACTGAGATCGCCAAACCGTCCGTGGCGGCAGCGCAGTACAACATTGCTGCGAACCATATTGATAACGTGCAGATTATCCGCATGTCGGCGGAAGAATTTACCCAGGCCATGAACGGCGTGCGCGCCTTTAATCGGCTGCAAGGAATCGACCTGAAAAGTTATCAATGTGAGACGATTTTCGTCGATCCGCCGCGCAGTGGGCTCGATGCCGAAACCGAGAAGATGGTGCAGGCTTACCCGCGAATTCTGTACATTTCCTGCAATCCGGAAACGCTGTGTAGGAACCTGGAAACATTAAGCCAGACGCACACTGTTTCGCGCCTGGCTCTGTTTGATCAGTTCCCGTACACGCACCATATGGAGTGTGGCGTACTGCTAACCCGCAAATAA
- a CDS encoding YijD family membrane protein codes for MKQSGQDKGTLLLALIAGLSINGTFSAVFSSIVPFSIFPIISLVLTVYCLHQRYQNRTMPVGLPGLSAACFILGVLLYSTVVRAEYPDIGSNFLPAVLSVILVFWIGFRLRGRSRKYEMSE; via the coding sequence ATGAAACAGTCAGGTCAAGATAAAGGTACGTTGCTGCTGGCGCTGATCGCTGGCTTGTCCATTAACGGTACGTTTTCAGCTGTTTTTAGCTCCATCGTGCCGTTTTCGATATTCCCAATTATCTCGCTGGTGCTGACGGTCTATTGCCTGCATCAGCGTTATCAAAACCGCACGATGCCAGTTGGTCTGCCTGGGCTGTCCGCCGCCTGTTTTATTCTGGGCGTGCTGCTATATAGCACCGTGGTGCGTGCGGAATATCCGGACATTGGCTCCAACTTCCTGCCTGCGGTGCTGTCGGTGATTCTGGTGTTCTGGATCGGTTTTCGTCTGCGCGGGCGTAGCCGTAAATACGAAATGTCAGAGTGA
- the fabR gene encoding HTH-type transcriptional repressor FabR, protein MMGVRAQQKERTRRSLVEAAFSQLSAERSFASLSLREVAREAGIAPTSFYRHFRDVDELGLTMVDESGLMLRQLMRQARQRIAKGGSVIRTSVSTFMEFIGNNPNAFQLLLRERSGTSAAFRAAVAREIQHFIAELADYLELENHMPRAFTEAQAEAMVTIVFNAGAEALDVSAEQRKQLEERLVLQLRMISKGAYYWYRREQEKMAHQPTNEG, encoded by the coding sequence GTGATGGGTGTAAGAGCGCAACAAAAAGAAAGAACCCGGCGTTCGCTGGTAGAAGCTGCATTTAGCCAACTTAGCGCTGAGCGAAGCTTTGCCAGCCTGAGCCTGCGAGAAGTCGCCCGCGAGGCGGGCATCGCACCCACGTCTTTTTACCGGCATTTTCGCGACGTGGATGAGCTTGGCCTAACCATGGTGGACGAAAGCGGGCTGATGCTGCGCCAGTTGATGCGCCAGGCGCGTCAACGTATCGCGAAAGGCGGCAGCGTTATTCGCACCTCGGTATCCACTTTTATGGAATTTATCGGCAATAATCCCAACGCATTTCAGCTACTTTTACGGGAGCGCTCCGGAACCTCTGCGGCATTCCGCGCGGCGGTAGCGCGTGAAATTCAGCATTTCATCGCGGAACTTGCCGATTACCTTGAACTCGAAAACCATATGCCGCGCGCTTTCACCGAAGCGCAGGCGGAAGCGATGGTGACGATTGTGTTTAACGCCGGTGCAGAAGCGCTGGACGTGAGCGCAGAGCAGCGCAAGCAGTTAGAAGAGCGGCTGGTATTACAGCTGCGTATGATTTCGAAAGGTGCATATTACTGGTATCGCCGTGAACAGGAAAAAATGGCGCATCAACCGACGAATGAAGGATGA
- the sthA gene encoding Si-specific NAD(P)(+) transhydrogenase: MPHSYDYDAIVIGSGPGGEGAAMGLVKQGARVAVIERYHNVGGGCTHWGTIPSKALRHAVSRIIEFNQNPLYSDHSRLLRSSFADILNHAESVINQQTNMRQGFYERNRCKILEGNAHFIDDHTLALECHDGTVETITADKFVIACGSRPYRPSDVDFAHPRVYDSDSILDMHHEPRHVIIYGAGVIGCEYASIFRGMNVKVDLINTRDRLLAFLDQEMSDSLSYHFWNSGVVIRHNEEYERIEPLEDGVIMHLKSGKKLKADCLLYANGRTGNTDSLHLANIGLEADGRGQLKVNSMYQTALPHIYAVGDVIGYPSLASAAYDQGRIAAQAMVKGEATAHLIEDIPTGIYTIPEISSVGKTEQQLTSMKVPYEVGRAQFKHLARAQIVGMNVGTLKILFHRETKEILGIHCFGERAAEIIHIGQAIMEQKGGGNTIEYFVNTTFNYPTMAEAYRVAALNGLNRLF; the protein is encoded by the coding sequence ATGCCACATTCCTACGATTATGACGCAATAGTAATAGGCTCCGGTCCCGGCGGCGAAGGTGCAGCCATGGGCCTGGTTAAACAGGGAGCACGGGTAGCGGTTATCGAGCGCTACCACAACGTTGGCGGCGGTTGCACGCACTGGGGCACCATCCCCTCGAAAGCGCTGCGCCACGCTGTTAGCCGTATCATCGAATTCAACCAAAACCCGCTTTACAGCGATCACTCCCGCCTTCTTCGCTCCTCTTTTGCCGATATCCTGAACCATGCTGAAAGCGTCATTAATCAGCAAACCAACATGCGTCAGGGCTTTTATGAGCGCAATCGCTGCAAAATTTTAGAAGGCAACGCGCACTTTATTGATGACCACACGTTGGCGCTGGAGTGTCACGACGGCACCGTCGAAACCATCACCGCAGATAAGTTTGTCATTGCCTGCGGTTCGCGTCCTTACCGCCCAAGTGATGTCGACTTTGCCCATCCGCGCGTTTATGACAGCGACTCGATTCTCGACATGCACCACGAGCCGCGCCATGTGATTATTTATGGCGCCGGGGTGATTGGCTGCGAATATGCGTCGATCTTCCGCGGAATGAACGTCAAAGTGGATCTGATCAACACCCGCGATCGGCTGCTGGCGTTTCTCGATCAAGAGATGTCGGATTCGCTTTCGTACCACTTCTGGAATAGCGGCGTGGTGATTCGCCATAACGAAGAGTACGAACGTATTGAGCCGCTGGAAGATGGCGTGATTATGCACCTGAAATCCGGCAAAAAGCTGAAAGCCGACTGCCTGCTGTATGCCAACGGGCGCACCGGGAATACCGACAGCCTGCACCTGGCCAATATTGGTCTGGAAGCGGACGGGCGCGGTCAGTTGAAGGTCAACAGTATGTACCAAACCGCACTGCCGCATATTTACGCAGTGGGTGATGTAATTGGTTATCCGAGCCTGGCGTCAGCGGCTTACGATCAGGGCCGTATCGCCGCGCAGGCGATGGTGAAAGGTGAAGCTACCGCGCATCTGATTGAAGATATCCCGACCGGCATTTACACCATTCCGGAAATCAGCTCAGTTGGTAAAACCGAACAGCAGCTAACGTCAATGAAAGTGCCGTACGAAGTGGGTCGCGCCCAGTTTAAACACCTCGCGCGCGCGCAGATTGTCGGCATGAATGTCGGCACGCTGAAAATCCTGTTTCACCGTGAAACCAAAGAAATTTTGGGTATTCATTGCTTTGGGGAGCGCGCGGCCGAAATCATTCATATCGGCCAGGCGATTATGGAGCAGAAAGGTGGCGGTAACACTATCGAGTACTTTGTTAACACCACCTTTAACTACCCGACCATGGCGGAAGCCTATCGGGTAGCGGCGCTAAACGGCTTAAACCGCCTGTTTTAA
- the oxyR gene encoding DNA-binding transcriptional regulator OxyR, which translates to MNIRDLEYLVALAEHRHFRRAADSCHVSQPTLSGQIRKLEDELGVMLLERTSRKVLFTQAGLLLVDQARTVLREVKVLKEMASQQGETMSGPLHIGLIPTVGPYLLPHIIPLLHQTFPKLEMYLHEAQTHQLLAQLDSGKLDCAILALVKESEAFIEVPLYDEPMMLAIYEDHPWANRECVPMSDLAGEKLLMLEDGHCLRDQAMGFCFEAGADEDTHFRATSLETLRNMVAAGSGITLLPALSVPRERKRDGVVYLPCIKPEPKRTVGLVYRPGSPLRSRYEQLAEAIRGAMDGHFDNTLKQAV; encoded by the coding sequence ATGAATATTCGTGATCTTGAATACCTGGTGGCGTTAGCCGAACATCGCCATTTTCGCCGCGCAGCCGACTCTTGCCATGTTAGCCAGCCTACGCTGAGCGGGCAGATTCGTAAGCTTGAAGATGAACTGGGCGTCATGCTGCTGGAGCGTACCAGCCGCAAAGTCCTGTTTACCCAAGCGGGGTTGCTGCTGGTGGATCAGGCGCGAACCGTGCTGCGCGAGGTCAAAGTGCTGAAGGAAATGGCAAGCCAGCAGGGGGAAACCATGTCCGGCCCGCTGCATATTGGTCTGATCCCAACCGTTGGACCTTATCTGCTGCCACATATTATTCCGCTGCTACACCAAACCTTCCCGAAACTCGAAATGTATCTGCATGAAGCGCAAACGCATCAGCTACTGGCGCAACTGGACAGCGGCAAGCTCGACTGCGCGATTCTGGCGCTGGTCAAAGAGAGTGAAGCGTTTATCGAAGTGCCGCTGTACGATGAGCCGATGATGCTGGCGATTTATGAAGATCATCCGTGGGCGAACCGCGAATGCGTGCCGATGTCCGATCTGGCGGGTGAAAAACTGCTAATGCTGGAAGATGGGCACTGCCTGCGCGATCAGGCGATGGGTTTCTGCTTTGAAGCGGGCGCGGATGAAGATACGCACTTCCGCGCAACCAGCCTGGAAACACTGCGCAACATGGTAGCCGCCGGAAGCGGTATTACCTTGCTGCCGGCGCTTTCCGTACCGCGTGAACGCAAACGCGATGGGGTTGTTTACCTGCCGTGCATCAAGCCGGAACCGAAACGTACCGTTGGCCTGGTTTACCGCCCGGGTTCACCGCTGCGCAGCCGCTATGAGCAACTGGCAGAGGCCATCCGTGGTGCGATGGATGGCCATTTCGACAACACGTTAAAACAGGCGGTTTAA
- the argH gene encoding argininosuccinate lyase, translating into MALWGGRFTQAADQRFKQFNDSLRFDYRLAEQDIVGSVAWSKALVTVGVLTQAEQVELEEALNNLLEEVRANPQQILQSDAEDIHSWVEGKLIDKVGQLGKKLHTGRSRNDQVATDLKLWCKDTVSELLLANRQLQSALVVTAENNQDAVMPGYTHLQRAQPVTFAHWSLAYVEMLARDESRLQDTLKRLDVSPLGCGALAGTAYDIDREQLAGWLGFASATRNSLDSVSDRDHVLELLSDASIGMVHLSRFAEDLIFFNSGEAAFVELSDRVTSGSSLMPQKKNPDALELIRGKCGRVQGALTGMIMTLKGLPLAYNKDMQEDKEGLFDALDTWLDCLHMAALVLDGIQVKRPRCQEAAQQGYANATELADYLVAKGVPFREAHHIVGEAVVEAINQGKPLEELALADLQKFSTVIGDDVYPILSLQSCLDKRAAKGGVSPVQVAQAIADAKARLV; encoded by the coding sequence ATGGCACTTTGGGGCGGGCGTTTTACTCAGGCAGCAGATCAACGGTTCAAACAGTTCAATGACTCTTTGCGCTTTGATTATCGCCTGGCGGAGCAGGATATCGTTGGCTCTGTGGCCTGGTCTAAAGCGCTGGTCACCGTAGGCGTGCTGACCCAGGCGGAGCAGGTTGAGCTGGAAGAAGCGCTGAATAACCTGCTCGAAGAGGTGCGCGCTAACCCGCAGCAGATCCTGCAAAGCGATGCTGAAGATATTCACAGTTGGGTCGAAGGCAAGCTGATCGACAAAGTCGGCCAACTGGGCAAGAAACTGCACACCGGGCGTAGCCGTAACGATCAGGTCGCCACCGATCTGAAACTGTGGTGCAAAGACACCGTGAGCGAGTTGCTGTTGGCGAATCGCCAGTTGCAGAGCGCGCTGGTGGTCACTGCAGAGAATAACCAGGATGCCGTAATGCCGGGCTATACGCACCTGCAACGCGCGCAGCCGGTTACGTTCGCGCACTGGTCATTGGCCTATGTTGAAATGCTGGCGCGTGATGAGAGCCGTTTGCAAGATACGCTGAAACGCCTTGATGTAAGTCCGCTGGGCTGCGGTGCGCTGGCGGGTACGGCTTATGACATCGACCGTGAACAATTGGCGGGCTGGCTAGGATTCGCTTCGGCAACCCGCAACAGCCTGGACAGCGTGTCCGATCGTGATCACGTGCTGGAACTGCTCTCTGATGCATCAATTGGTATGGTGCACCTGTCGCGCTTTGCCGAAGATCTGATCTTCTTTAATTCTGGCGAAGCCGCGTTTGTTGAGCTGTCCGATCGCGTGACCTCCGGTTCATCGTTAATGCCTCAGAAGAAAAACCCGGATGCGCTGGAGCTGATCCGCGGGAAATGTGGCCGTGTACAGGGTGCGCTGACCGGCATGATAATGACACTGAAAGGCCTGCCGTTGGCGTACAACAAAGATATGCAGGAAGATAAAGAAGGGCTGTTCGACGCGCTTGATACCTGGCTTGACTGTTTACACATGGCGGCGCTGGTGCTGGACGGCATTCAGGTGAAACGCCCGCGCTGCCAGGAAGCGGCGCAGCAAGGTTACGCTAATGCGACCGAACTGGCGGATTACCTGGTCGCGAAAGGCGTGCCGTTTCGCGAAGCGCACCATATTGTCGGTGAAGCGGTGGTGGAAGCCATTAACCAGGGCAAACCACTGGAAGAGCTGGCGCTGGCTGATTTGCAGAAATTCAGTACGGTGATCGGCGATGACGTTTATCCCATCCTGTCGCTGCAATCTTGCCTTGATAAACGTGCGGCAAAAGGCGGTGTTTCGCCGGTTCAGGTCGCTCAGGCGATTGCGGATGCAAAAGCGCGGTTGGTGTAA
- the argB gene encoding acetylglutamate kinase, giving the protein MMNPLIIKLGGVLLDSEEALERLFTALVQYRESHQRPLVIVHGGGCVVDELMKQLNLPVKKKNGLRVTPADQIDIITGALAGTANKTLLAWAKKHRIASVGLFLGDGDSVNVTQLDEELGHVGLAQPGSPKLINALLDGGFLPVMSSIGVTDEGELMNVNADQAATALAATLGADLILLSDVSGILDGKGQRIAEMTAAKAEQLIAQGIITDGMIVKVNAALDAARTLGRPVDIASWRHAEQLPALFNGTPIGTRILA; this is encoded by the coding sequence ATGATGAATCCATTAATTATCAAGCTCGGTGGCGTACTGCTGGATAGCGAGGAAGCGCTGGAACGTTTGTTTACCGCCCTGGTGCAATATCGCGAATCTCATCAGCGCCCGTTAGTGATCGTTCACGGCGGCGGCTGCGTGGTGGATGAGTTAATGAAACAGCTTAATCTGCCCGTGAAGAAGAAAAATGGTCTGCGTGTTACCCCCGCCGATCAGATCGACATCATTACTGGCGCGCTGGCGGGTACCGCCAATAAAACGCTGCTGGCATGGGCGAAGAAACACCGTATCGCGTCTGTCGGCCTGTTCCTTGGCGATGGCGACAGCGTAAACGTGACGCAGCTGGATGAAGAACTCGGTCATGTGGGCTTAGCGCAGCCGGGTTCACCGAAGTTGATCAATGCTCTGCTGGACGGCGGTTTCCTGCCGGTGATGAGCTCCATTGGCGTGACCGACGAAGGCGAGCTGATGAACGTCAACGCCGATCAGGCGGCGACCGCATTAGCCGCAACGCTCGGCGCGGATCTGATTCTGCTGTCTGATGTGAGCGGGATTCTGGATGGCAAAGGCCAGCGAATCGCCGAAATGACGGCGGCTAAAGCTGAGCAGTTGATCGCGCAGGGCATTATTACCGATGGCATGATCGTAAAAGTGAACGCGGCGCTCGATGCGGCTCGCACGCTGGGTCGCCCGGTGGATATTGCCTCCTGGCGTCACGCCGAGCAGTTACCGGCGCTGTTTAACGGCACGCCGATCGGTACACGCATTCTGGCGTAA